AATCGGCTTGGATCTTCGGTGAgtatgaaattaacactgtaaGCGTTGAGACTCAAGCAATGCTATGCGAATATAACAAAAAGAGTTGGAGTCTTGCAGGCTATTAACTTCCCGCTACTGAGTCACTCACTGACTCAACAGCCACTTTAAAAGCCAGTGCAAATTAATCATCATATCTTGTGCAGATAATTTTAGGACCTGTGACATAAATACCACGGTCACAGATGAGGTaatagttatatttatttgtttggacaGATGTTGGTGCTAAATCTATATCCAGGCCAAGCAGGTGCAAAAAGCATGGTAATGTATATCCACATTTCCTTTGCAGTAATTTCTAAATAATTTCCTTTATTAAAAGAGACGGGTTTCTTAAGACGACAGATATGATATCAGTCAGTGTCTTCATTTTCTTGCTCATAGTACCATAATCAGGGTTTCCATTTATCCTAAAAACCCAGAATACAGAATAGTACTGAATAAACAAGCCAGTAATGAATTGTGGTAAAAAGACATGAATTATTAAATTTTAGGAATAAGTATTTCTCATGACTTTTCTATGAACGTCCtcttgtgcatgtgtatgtactaAGGGTAATATAATGACTTTCATCGTATTAGAGGTCATCAgtgcatttttatttgtttattatttcagtCAGATTGTGTGATATCTGAACTACAGGCGCTTAACAGTGCATTAAAGGTCTTAAGATATAAATCACTTCATTttgctataaatacatgtagaagtcaTGAATATAGGTAATGAATTATTACTAGATTTGGTCATGAAAATTCAGAAGCtgtcatgtatttttctttcaatataCCACTGGCCACCCAGCTTAGTGATTCGAAGTTTGTTAAAAATATCCACAAACTAATATTGTATTGTTAGTCTTCATTTTATGGGTGTGCAGATTCATGGTTCTTGGAGAGGAAAGAATATCAATACACTTACACTGGTGTTGTCCAAAGTGCCATCACAGGGACAACAGACCACCGCTCAGGATTCATGTTCACTTGTGTTCTTCTGGTTACATCTCCAAGAAAGTGTGAAATGACATTGGAGGTAATTGGTTCATTCTATGTACTTGTGGCATTGAATTGTggtgataatttattttttaactaaCTTAACCTGATATGTTGTTACatattcatgcatgtataatgttttatattatttttgaaattcattttaacTTTGAAGTTTTTAAGTTTATATTTCCTACTTCTGTAAGCCATGTTGACATATGTTATTCAGGTCAAGAAGTGTAACATTAAAGAACGTGCTGCCAACCCAAACGATCAAAATGACTCTTTCCAAGAAATGCAAGAATCCAAAGATTTTTCAGCAAAGATGTCCAAGTAAGATATCTTCAGATAGTTACCACGAGTTCTTGTTTTGTGCATAATAAAATTCATGATGTATATTGACAACTTCATTTCAGTTAACAACAACTGACTATTAGTTTTTTTTGTTACTCTTTGGATAATAATCATAGGTGGTATTTAATTTTTAACTGGATGAGTAAAATATGCTTATAAAATGCCTaatgctttttgttttctgtaatatatgtatcaataattttatacagaaaGTATTTGTGTCAAATACAATACAgtgttcaaaaacaaattttgatttcCAGGAATTTGGTGTATTTCCAAATGAGGGAAGGACTGATTGTAGATGACACTGTTATAGTTGCGGACAATGAACCACTGGATGTCATGAATGTTAAACGAGGCATGCTTTCTGCCCTCCAGCTCAAAATGTTGAGCAAAGAACTGTATGAATCACCTCAAACTGTGGTAAGTTAACTGGATGAGTTGGGCAGATATTGTCCTACTTGAACTTTGAGAAGAAAAGCCTTGAAATTCAGAGAATTAAAGACttcattttcaagatttttttgaacaattgaagaaaaaatgtttattcttTTGTGCTGAAAGATTAAAGAATGTTGTTCGGGCCTTGTACACCTGCTAGTTTATTATCTCAGCCAGTCTGCCTGTCTATTTGTATGTAATGAGGAAATATATTGATGTAGAATCACCCAGTTTACTTTATGTATGTAGGGGAATTGTGGAAAGTCTATTGAAATTCTACAATTGTGGATTTATTCAACTTCTCCAATATTTCCACACAgtattgttttttaaaaattatatatgtatatatactaattAGAGAGAATTTTTATGTGACAAATCATACGTAAAATGTGGTAGAGAGTTCTGGAGGAAATCTCCCAGAAACAGTGAAACCTGTAGAAAACACTCTTGAATTTGCTTGTCTTCTCACCAATCATGCTTAATGAAGTGGGACAAGTATACCCCTCTTATTTTCTCTCCCAGGTAGACATTTATGGCTCATGCCCGACACAGTTTGAGAAAACAGGAGGCAGTTCAGCAGTTCACAGTCGTCGTGACCTGACTACCTGTTCTTATCCAGAAATCTTCTGGTACCAGTTTAGGTTCCATTCCATGATAAATGAGCTCACAGGTGGCTATCTCAAGAAGAACTACACAGAGGTAATCCCTCACAAGGAAAGAGTATACTGTAATGAATTTGAGAATTATTCCAATTTGCATCAATAGGGTCACGTGATAAATAACCTTGAAGTGTTTCATTAGGATTAGGCTAACAAAAAACTCCTTTAGTTGCTATATTTAGAGAGCACTAATTCAAATATAATAGTGGTTGATATCTTTTATATGCTATGCTAGTTTGTTGCACACCAAAATGTAAATggaaacaacaaagaaaaacattaatgaaaaaaaagaaatcattaatggattataatgtatatatatatatatatatatatatatatatatatatatatatatatataaattttgatATTCTAAATGTGTTTTGaatctgtcattttttttggtgatttaAATTGCACCTCCACCACCACACAGGTGATCTACCCCTTTGAGTCAGCAATTGACTGTGACTACAAGATCAAGGGCTCCAACCTTGAAATGGTGACCTGTTTTCATCACCAGGCTATGATCCCATTTACCTACAATGGTTCTATCAAGGCAGGAGCGATGACAAACATCAGGTACATGAACCATCTCCTCAGCTTTAAACCAGTAAAGTTAGTTAACACAACTTGTCAAAAGTATAaatgcaaatttaaaaaaaagaaagtgtgAAGAAATGTCAGGTGTTAATATTCAGGAAAACGGAACTACAGTAAGGTTGATGTAGCAGCCTTGCTTGAtgcacagcactgagaggtagagcaaagaaacaggactggttggccagtgtcagtacatgtgtaatgtaacTGGGTGCAGTGTCATGCCtcgtgtctttggcatgatacttcagtggcaacaAGCGTAATAAATTTAAGCAATGTCTCatgttttatacaaaaaataaacaacaacttattttctttctattttagCCAAGTCCTTGAGCTGGATGAGGTGGTAGCACACAGATCAAAGAAGATAGACCGTAGCTTGAAAGACAGGCATCTTGTCAAACTTGAGTATGATTTTGGGGAACCAGAACAATCCGATGTCACTTCAGATGACATGTTTGACCTCCTGTATGAGATGAGGGAGGCTGCATCATCCAATGTGAAGAACATCCCATATCTTttcaacaaatgtgttcaacagTTACGATCTGCATCAACAGAGTTGATAAAAGAAGCCTATGACAAAGTGAAAACTTGCACTGCGTCAAAATGTGACAGGAAAACAAAGGTAATAGAAACTCTACCTGGCTtactttttcctttttctttatttttcagttattttagttgttttttaAGCCCTGTGATGGCAACCAGTATATTACGGATGTAAGCAGAGGCAACCATCAATCTTCAATAATAACATCAATAATAACCAATGGCAAGCTGTACTGGCAAACTGTTCCATGTGACATATATGTCATAGTGATGCTTGGCCTAAGGTTTGCTGAATTTAAGCACCTTAACCTCTAGGCTACCAGTCGTTACAGGGGTTTAACTCTTCCACTAAATAATCTTGAGCAGCAATCAGTAAATTGTGCATACTCAAATGTATATTCAAAGTGgactgttaaaatatatataatttaaaaccGCTACATGTACGTACACCTTATGAAACATGTTAAAGGAAGAAGATGTTAGTAGTAGTTTAGTCAATTGATGCCCTAGACGACATGCGTAAGGAAAGAATAAGGGGATTAGCAGCAaactatttgatttattgatttatttgatttatttgattggtgtatttgattatgctgtactcaagaatatttcacttataggatggtggccatcataatggtgggaggaaaggtGCAAAATATTGGCTGGGAGACAACTGAATATGGCCAGAAATAATTGACCAATAAGATCACATGTTAAAATCTAGCTTTTTATCCTGGATTGCATGGATGACCTTTTCTCCTTCAATCCTACTTCCATTGGATAAACCTCATTGATTATTCTTGTGTAAATATGAGAAAGGATGAAACAAACAGTGAAATAATGGTTTTCAAGCAAGCCTGTAGAGCTTGGGTGGTTTTCAGTATTTGTGCCAGTGCTATGAATACAGTACAGCTCATCTTGTGTTCATTGCTTCTAGTAAAACCTCTACATAGCTGAGAGTACTGTGAATGGTGCTTTGATCTGTAACCTTACTTTATACACAATGGCATGCTTTCATTATGGCCTTTCAACAAGTTCTTTTAAATTGATTAGCCTCAGACTGGGAGCCTAATGAAAAAATGAAGCTGCATGTAACTGATTTTTAAATGTTGCTTTCCCTTCCAGGCTGTGATGGACTCATTCATGGTGGATGGTCTGATGTCATGTGGTACTCCTGCTTGCATCAGTGAGATTTCGCGACACATTGCTGAAACTCAGATTGACAGTTACCTTGTGTCCGCATTCTTGCTGGACCTGGCACTTAATTACAACTCAGCCACAGATAGTATTGTGTCAAATGTGCTGGTAACTATAAggaattttacattttcttcttgcACAATATAAATCCCTTCcaacagattaatttatttatatattatacatgtttgttatttCTTGCTCTTGTTAAGACACACtaacaaaatgtttgtgtaaCATTCTCCtgttgttatacatgtaattgtagccatttgaaataattaaagttttaaagtaGTCATACCTATTTTTTCTCAGTTATTGCCAGCTAGCAATACAACAGTAAGCTGTACgtgagaaaaaatatacatcagaTGAACTAATATGTAAGGATAATCTAAGCTTGTTATGGCTTTGGTTATTATTCTTGTGGCTTAACATGATTTCTAGAGCTTATTTTATCTTTCATAAACAGGAGATTTGTAAAACAAAGAAGACTGGAAATTGTCTGCTGTGGTTGAGTGGAGTGGTCAGAGCCTATGGGGCAAAACTGGACAAGGAACAACTGCAAAATGTTTGTACATCAAAtttaacactaaaaaaaaatcaaaaactaatTGAATAGGGTAAATTGGTAAATTATTAGGTCTTTGCTGCATGAGACAGATGTAAGAAAGTTGCGCAAGGCAGGCCtcaatataaaaagaaaattaaagcaAAATAAAAGAGATATATTTTAGATATTTCATGTGTTCACAAAATTCACACTACAGATAATAAAgttgatatattttgttttagaaacaagtgtaaaatatcattttgaaatgcttttttttggaaataaatgACCTATTCTTGTACAATGTCTTGTTTAAGACAAATATTACTGTGTACTCAATCTGATTTCAGCCAGGAGGGAACCATTGCACATTGACTTTCTTTGGCAAGGCTCCTTACTTAAAGCCTATAAACTGAGCAACTGACAGTTAAATATCAAACACCAAGGCCTCTCACAATGGGCAATGTCATGTGGCTTTGACTGAGTTCATGTCTTCGTGTTTGTCCGCATATcctctcatatacatgtaacttcaactCTTTATAACCTGTTACATATAACTAAATGTACCTTAATACAGAGACTTTCCTAAGTTAAGTGAATATTTTCTGTCTTGTATCAGTTTCATTTGAATTATAGGTgaagtttaatatttttcaattgATCCACTTTCAGCAAGATGGGTCTGTGTACAAAACATTGCGCTACATCAGAGACCAGCTGGGAGAAAATTGCAAACCTGGCATATTCAAGAAGGACTCTGACAATCCTGAACAACTGACTGAGTTTCTTACTGCTTTAAAGGTCTATACATTTCTCATTTTATGATATTGCAGGTTACTATGATCTTTCTTAAGCCAGGTGTCTTTTCATGTGAATTACATAGTGACTGAGGTTTTGTGGAAATGAAAGTGGTGTGTATTCTCTTAAACGGCAACCTGTTTGGATGTGACAATCATTGATTTCTTTTATTGATCTCTTTCAACTGACAAATCATACAGTAATCATTTCTGTTCCAGGCTGTGGGTACCATTGGCCATTTTGCTCAAGTGTCATTTGATGAAACCATGACTAAAACCAGACAACTGGTTCCAGCTCTCCTTAACTGTGCCGAAAACTCAGAACTTCCAGATGTTGTTGTCAGATCGGCTCTCCAGGTAACAATTTAACATATAAGCCACCTGGTTAAACAGTCACACAGTAAAGCCACTTGATTAGAGCTCTGTTTaagttcaaaaaatatttactgttaaTTGTTCATAGCCTGTATACAGACAGTCATTAAACAATATCTTTTAGCAGTATATATTAATGGCAAgtgaatttaaaaaattcatCAATCACTGAGTCCATCTCTTTATTGGTTCAACATTGCAGCTTTCAGAACCTCTGTATCCTGATTTTAATAACCATTAATGTCAAGGGCCTAGTGGTTTCTGCTGTCACCTGCCATACCTGTAAGTTAAGTCTTTTTGACAACAGTATTATACAGCCGTATAGATAAAACCAGgcaaacttaacaattttgtacTTCTTCTTTGTAATCAGGTAAATTATAGAATATAGATAATCTTGTGCGTGTTCACAGGCGCTACAGAAGATGTACCTGGATGACAACATTAGAGAGAGGCTCTTCCGTCTGACCAACGACCCTACACAAACTGTCATTGTGAGAACAACAGCTTTTGGCATTCTTGTGCGAGATGAAAAACGATCAACACTGAAGAGTATCCTTCAGCTATTAAAGGAAGAGAAAAACTTCCATCTGCGTACTTACATGCTCTCCAGTGTTGTCAACATTTTGGAGTCAAGTGATCCAAGGTTTCGTAGGTAAGTACACAAGTCACATCAGTTAGTTGATGATTTCAGCACTTTGTTTTTGAAGATAAAAGGTGTATTTCTATGTTGTTCATCTTATTCTAATCCTACAAGagattaattttaattttacttcaagagtattattatttgtgtgtgcattgtgtgtgtttatagTGCACATACGATGTGCGTACGTGCATTTGCAAtatctgtttttcttctgtCCTTCAGCCTGCAGTCTATGTGGAAAACACTGTTGTCAGAATTGAAGGAAACTCTACCCGAGCTGGATATTTTCCTGTACAGAAAGTCTCGTTATGGAGAACTCTCTCGGGTAGTCGTCATACCAGTGCTTAACACCGAACTGGGCATAACAGCAGAGGTTAACATTGTGTATGAGCCGACCAGCTTCTTGCCACAATCTCTCACTGTCAACATCAGTGTTAACCGTAATGATGTGGTTCATCATCTCTTTGAAGTGGGTGCTGACCTTTCTGGTAAGAGTGAACAATTACACCTCTTCGGCaataatgcaaataaaaaagtGGCGACCTTTCTGGTAACAGTAATAGCTAAAGTGCCTGAAAATGATTTCTTATACAAAAACCCAAAATGAACTGAATGCAGTTGCAGTCGTTCAGTGCCAGGTTTATGCATTAGACCTAGTAGAAAGAGTATTATCAAGTAATTAATATATTATTGTTAAGTACCAGTATGCAATAATCAGGAATTTCACTTACTGCTTCAACGTGACAACTATGAAACACTTTTCTAATATTGAGCCTTCCTAGACATTTCAGACCTCTTCAGAAACTCTCTGTTAGGATTTTGAATCACTCAGTAGGGAAGATACAAACTACAAATTCAgcttattgttttattgtagaGCATCGatacataaattttaaatatatttagctCAAGTTATGTTCTTGTCAGTGATCTTTTCATTGTGTTCTTTGAATCATCTTTTGTGTTTCAGTGCTTTGTATTGAAGGAATTGGACATAGATTAGGTACTTATAAAACCTGTGCAGTGGTCAGTTTTGAAAAAcctgcaatgtttttttttttttttgtcgtttttccAGGTTTTGAAATGATAACAGAAGCCTTGTTTGGTGAGAAGAAAAATTCGTCAAAAATGGGAGCCAAGGAAATTCTACAGTTCTTGACTAGTGGAATGACTTTGCCCAAAATCCAGGCTGCCATGGCACAAATGGAAGCTGCTCGCAAAGCTGCTGCAAAAGCTGCCCAGGCTGGTGGAGCTGGGAAATTACCACCTGGGTTCAAGTTGCCTCCAGGATTTAAGCTGCCCCCTGATGGCAAACTACCACCTGGGATGAAGTTACCCCCTGGCTTTAAGCTACCTGGAGGAGGTGGTGCTGCCTCACCAGGAAAAGGTGCACCTGGGCCTGGATCTCTGCCACCAATGCCTCCAGGAATGGCGACCTTGATGGAAATGCTGAGAAAACCAAACATGTCCTATATCCCGGATGATTTTAGATCACGGTTCCAAAAGATCTTTGAAGACGTGAACTATCCTCGCTTGACCTTTCCGTCTGGTCATATATATGTGAAGTTCAAAGGTGAGCTCTTGTTTGCAGAACTTAGATTCCCATGCAGTAACCTTGAATGTATCAACACTTAGTATGTATGTGTTAAGAAGAAGTGAAGTCAGTGTTATTTTTGTGCCACAGAGTTCATTTCCGTACTCTTCTTTATATACATAGGTGTGGAACTGGGCTATACAACATTGGAGACATTGTTTGCCAAAGCAAAGACTGTCAGTACGGCCAAAGGTGTGTTACAGATGATCAGCCTGCAGAAGCTGATTGACCAGCTTGCCAAGGGAAAGAACTTTGTGACAGGATTCTTTGCCAAGTTTTTGGATGTTCACAAGACCATCCCAACCCAATTAGGGCTACCTCTGAAACTAAGCGTGGACGGCACTAGAGCCCTGCTGGTGGACATATTCGTGAAGGCAAATATAAAGGGCATTGCTGTAAAGGGAGAGCCTGTGAATGGAAATGCAACTGCTGGAGTTAGGCAAGTATATTTACAGGAGATTGTGCTTCATGTGCAATGGACCTTTGATAGTTAGATTCAATTTCCTCCTAGTATTTAAAACAATCCAATGGTGTGgaaatttcttttattctgatacagtgtacagttttatTCTGATACAGTGTAAATAGATTTGCCTTTTGGAGCGGAAAATTATGCCATCTAAGTTTCCATGATACTTATGGTAGATACCTTGTC
Above is a window of Liolophura sinensis isolate JHLJ2023 chromosome 7, CUHK_Ljap_v2, whole genome shotgun sequence DNA encoding:
- the LOC135470585 gene encoding uncharacterized protein LOC135470585 — its product is MVKGVTLCGVAALLWTLSLVSDVGAKSISRPSRCKKHDSWFLERKEYQYTYTGVVQSAITGTTDHRSGFMFTCVLLVTSPRKCEMTLEVKKCNIKERAANPNDQNDSFQEMQESKDFSAKMSKNLVYFQMREGLIVDDTVIVADNEPLDVMNVKRGMLSALQLKMLSKELYESPQTVVDIYGSCPTQFEKTGGSSAVHSRRDLTTCSYPEIFWYQFRFHSMINELTGGYLKKNYTEVIYPFESAIDCDYKIKGSNLEMVTCFHHQAMIPFTYNGSIKAGAMTNISQVLELDEVVAHRSKKIDRSLKDRHLVKLEYDFGEPEQSDVTSDDMFDLLYEMREAASSNVKNIPYLFNKCVQQLRSASTELIKEAYDKVKTCTASKCDRKTKAVMDSFMVDGLMSCGTPACISEISRHIAETQIDSYLVSAFLLDLALNYNSATDSIVSNVLEICKTKKTGNCLLWLSGVVRAYGAKLDKEQLQNQDGSVYKTLRYIRDQLGENCKPGIFKKDSDNPEQLTEFLTALKAVGTIGHFAQVSFDETMTKTRQLVPALLNCAENSELPDVVVRSALQALQKMYLDDNIRERLFRLTNDPTQTVIVRTTAFGILVRDEKRSTLKSILQLLKEEKNFHLRTYMLSSVVNILESSDPRFRSLQSMWKTLLSELKETLPELDIFLYRKSRYGELSRVVVIPVLNTELGITAEVNIVYEPTSFLPQSLTVNISVNRNDVVHHLFEVGADLSGFEMITEALFGEKKNSSKMGAKEILQFLTSGMTLPKIQAAMAQMEAARKAAAKAAQAGGAGKLPPGFKLPPGFKLPPDGKLPPGMKLPPGFKLPGGGGAASPGKGAPGPGSLPPMPPGMATLMEMLRKPNMSYIPDDFRSRFQKIFEDVNYPRLTFPSGHIYVKFKGVELGYTTLETLFAKAKTVSTAKGVLQMISLQKLIDQLAKGKNFVTGFFAKFLDVHKTIPTQLGLPLKLSVDGTRALLVDIFVKANIKGIAVKGEPVNGNATAGVSGAWQFSGEISVPMPTLPYRTGLKTNLTNVVNVSIGGGLAFAQRELTFFRENIEGPRNLLSVRGDLYLLHRDTEEMLSGSTDHTVNHEKCTSPKLTKVTGRKLCWVATYQNASESEAYPYFPLTGPVSADLILSPVDPELHRYNLVFKLKHEVKPVEGAQDPKAVHLIRYTTVEYTAPGESLQRQVLAEFKRNMNTTALEATVSIPEYDNTLLTFSTAFHPPTAESPSSFKHWNLTLERGGKTQYELGVNIKNDISFEKVPTKRTGETLTAISPIKHTIANITMSIPNVSLAIDISDLQSKAGTNVVTMIDMLYFCSRQQSLLYLLHPDPKAAMKNGNRNQCLFGMKSSLPRLEKETGKSLTTSFWCIQARI